The Fragaria vesca subsp. vesca linkage group LG2, FraVesHawaii_1.0, whole genome shotgun sequence genome includes a window with the following:
- the LOC101304160 gene encoding peroxidase 60-like translates to MKMTSRALVAVGIFGLIFVSLTGQSYGALEVGFYKRKCFVDVERVVAAVVREKFFRDPTIVAALVRMQFHDCFVNGCDASILLDGISSEKTAGPNLSVRGYDVIDAVKTAVEFVCRGKVSCADIIVMATREAVYLSGGGRYDVQTGRRDGNVSLATNVRLPSPSISVNQSVEAFKSKNLDVTDMVYLLGGHTIGVAHCSLFQDRLYNFQSTGRPDPSMDSSLLQKLRSICPQNSESSRTANLDQNVTSAFTVDNSFYKQILAGKGVLQIDQELAFDPKTKPAVTTIASSSSFSEKFGQAMVKLGAVGVLTGTEGEIRQSCRAVNTR, encoded by the exons ATGAAAATGACTAGCAGAGCTCTAGTGGCAGTAGGGATCTTTGGACTCATATTTGTGAGCCTCACGGGGCAGTCCTATGGGGCACTGGAGGTAGGGTTCTACAAGAGAAAATGCTTTGTTGATGTTGAAAGAGTAGTAGCTGCTGTAGTCAGGGAAAAGTTCTTCAGGGACCCGACAATTGTTGCTGCCCTCGTTCGCATGCAGTTCCACGATTGCTTTGTGAAT GGATGTGATGCATCCATTCTACTAGATGGAATCTCTAGTGAGAAAACAGCTGGTCCAAATCTCAGTGTTCGGGGTTATGACGTTATAGATGCTGTAAAAACTGCTGTCGAATTTGTATGCCGAGGAAAGGTCTCCTGTGCTGATATCATTGTAATGGCTACCAGAGAAGCTGTATATCTG AGTGGAGGAGGGCGATACGATGTTCAAACTGGGAGAAGAGATGGCAATGTATCTCTTGCAACAAATGTTCGTCTCCCATCTCCATCAATTTCAGTAAATCAATCTGTTGAAGCATTCAAGAGTAAAAACCTCGATGTCACTGACATGGTTTATCTTCTCG GCGGTCACACAATTGGGGTGGCACATTGTTCTCTCTTCCAAGACCGTCTTTACAATTTCCAAAGCACCGGCAGACCTGACCCGAGCATGGATTCATCGTTGCTGCAAAAGCTGAGATCTATCTGCCCTCAAAATTCAGAGAGCAGTAGAACTGCTAATCTTGACCAGAACGTAACAAGTGCATTCACTGTTGACAACTCATTCTACAAGCAAATACTAGCCGGGAAAGGAGTTCTTCAGATCGACCAAGAGCTAGCTTTCGACCCCAAAACTAAGCCCGCAGTGACAACAATCGCCAGTAGTTCGAGCTTCTCCGAGAAATTTGGTCAGGCCATGGTTAAGTTGGGAGCAGTTGGAGTACTTACAGGCACGGAAGGGGAGATCAGGCAATCATGCAGAGCAGTTAACACTCGTTGA
- the LOC101300318 gene encoding germin-like protein 9-3-like, producing MASTLRFILVLVSSFAIIQMAMADEDILSDFIKPTPNATIDANYFTFTGMRVLVGGTPPATFTVLKASMAEFPALFGQSVSYAVLQFPSGTVNPPHTHPRSAELLFLVDGTLEVGFVDTKNNLFTQTIQAGDLFVFPKGLVHYQYNADAQNPALAISAFGSANAGTVSIPSTLFTTNIDDNVLALSLKTDVATVQKLKAGLAPKP from the coding sequence ATGGCCTCTACACTCAGATTCATCTTAGTACTAGTTTCTTCATTCGCCATAATTCAAATGGCAATGGCTGACGAGGACATTCTTTCGGATTTCATTAAGCCTACTCCAAATGCCACAATAGATGCAAACTACTTCACATTCACCGGCATGCGTGTTCTTGTTGGAGGAACACCTCCCGCAACCTTCACAGTGTTGAAGGCAAGCATGGCGGAGTTCCCTGCTCTTTTCGGGCAGAGTGTTTCGTACGCTGTCCTTCAATTCCCATCTGGCACAGTTAACCCACCACACACTCATCCTCGCTCTGCTGAGCTCCTCTTCCTTGTTGACGGTACCCTTGAAGTGGGATTTGTTGACACAAAGAACAACCTCTTTACTCAGACTATCCAAGCTGGTGACCTGTTTGTGTTTCCCAAGGGACTTGTGCACTACCAGTACAATGCTGATGCACAGAACCCGGCTCTAGCCATTTCAGCCTTTGGAAGTGCAAATGCTGGAACTGTATCAATTCCTTCCACTTTGTTCACCACCAATATTGATGATAATGTCCTTGCTTTGTCACTCAAGACCGATGTAGCCACCGTTCAGAAACTCAAGGCTGGACTTGCTCCGAAGCCATGA
- the LOC101303874 gene encoding germin-like protein 9-3-like, with the protein MTSRTSILKFFSLLICSLAIAKMAIAGDPDILTDFMAPPNGTVDGNFFTYTGMRVILQDEPKNFTVLKATSAEFPALNGQSVSYAVLFFTPGTINPPHTHPRSAELLFLVGGTLEVGFVDTKNNLFTQTLQSGDMFVFPKGLVHFQYNADSENPAIAISAFGSASAGTVSIPSTLFATNIDDNILALSFKTDVATVQKLKASFAPKP; encoded by the coding sequence ATGACCTCGAGAACTTCCATCCTCAAATTCTTCTCACTACTAATCTGTTCTCTTGCCATCGCCAAAATGGCAATAGCTGGAGATCCAGATATTCTTACCGACTTCATGGCGCCTCCAAATGGAACAGTAGATGGAAACTTCTTCACATACACCGGCATGCGTGTTATTCTGCAAGATGAGCCAAAAAACTTCACAGTATTGAAGGCAACATCGGCTGAGTTCCCTGCTCTTAATGGTCAAAGTGTTTCATATGCAGTACTTTTCTTCACACCCGGCACTATCAATCCGCCTCACACTCATCCTCGCTCCGCTGAGCTCCTCTTCCTTGTTGGCGGTACCCTTGAAGTTGGCTTTGTCGACACAAAGAACAACCTCTTTACTCAGACTCTTCAGTCAGGAGACATGTTTGTTTTTCCCAAGGGACTTGTGCACTTCCAATACAATGCTGACTCAGAAAACCCAGCTATAGCAATTTCTGCTTTTGGAAGTGCAAGCGCAGGAACTGTGTCAATTCCCTCCACTTTGTTCGCTACCAACATCGATGACAATATCTTGGCTTTGTCCTTCAAGACTGATGTAGCTACCGTTCAAAAGCTTAAGGCTAGTTTCGCTCCCAAGCCATGA